A genomic stretch from Lathyrus oleraceus cultivar Zhongwan6 chromosome 2, CAAS_Psat_ZW6_1.0, whole genome shotgun sequence includes:
- the LOC127119343 gene encoding threonine--tRNA ligase, mitochondrial 1 has protein sequence MLCSLIRLRRNSSSTSFLPHLSNRFYSPSTTAAMVAHAKDESYLNATIPKRISLFEAIQAEQKTRRLSLSPDPIKVTLPDGKVKEGKKWQTTPFDVAREISKNLANNALISKVNGVLWDMNRPLEEDSLLQIFKFDDDEGRDTFWHSSAHILGQSLETEYGCKLCIGPCTTRGEGFYYDAHYGDLGLNDDHFKQIEAGALKAVAEKQPFERIEVTRDQALEIFSDNKFKVEIINDLPADKTITVYRCGPLIDLCRGPHIPNTSFVKAIACLKASSAYWRGDKDRESLQRVYGISYPDQKSLKEYLHRLEEAKKYDHRILGVKQELILHHEWSPGSWFFLPHGARVYNKLMNFIRNQYRDRGYQEVISPNIYNMELWKASGHAEKYKDDMFVLEVDKQEFGLKPMNCPGHCLMFKHRVRSYRELPLRFADFGVLHRNEASGALSGLTRVRRFQQDDAHIFCRESQVKDEVRKGLDFIDYVYQIFGFTYELKLSTRPENKLGDDETWDRAESALKEALDEFGKPWQLNEGDGAFYGPKIDISVSDALSRKFQCATLQLDFQLPDRFKLEFSAEDEAKIERPVMIHRAILGSVERMFAILLEHFKGKWPFWLSPRQAILCPVSEKSQAYALKVRDQIHQAGYHVDADTTDRKIQKKIREAQLAQYNYILVVGEEEANSGQVSVRVRDKADHSVMSIENLLKHFNDEVAAFH, from the exons ATGCTATGCTCTTTAATCCGTTTGCGCCGTAACTCTTCTTCAACCTCATTCCTTCCTCACCTCAGCAACCGTTTCTATTCACCTTCCACCACCGCCGCCATGGTTGCTCACGCTAAGGACGAATCCTACCTAAACGCAACCATCCCAAAGCGCATCAGTTTATTCGAGGCGATTCAGGCGGAGCAAAAGACTCGCCGGCTATCACTGTCACCGGATCCGATTAAGGTAACACTCCCCGACGGAAAAGTGAAGGAAGGAAAGAAATGGCAAACAACTCCGTTCGATGTGGCTCGTGAAATCTCTAAGAATTTAGCGAATAATGCTCTTATTTCTAAGGTCAATGGTGTCCTGTGGGATATGAATCGTCCTCTTGAAGAGGATTCGTTACTTCAGATATTTAAGTTTGATGATGATGAAGGACGTGACACTTTTTGGCATTCTAGTGCTCACATTCTTGGCCAG TCTCTTGAAACGGAATATGGATGCAAGCTTTGCATTGGGCCTTGTACTACCCGAGGAGAG GGTTTCTATTATGACGCTCATTATGGTGACTTGGGTTTGAATGATGATCATTTTAAACAAATTGAAGCTGGAGCATTGAAGGCTGTTGCG GAAAAACAACCCTTTGAGCGTATTGAAGTGACACGCGACCAGGCACTTGAGATATTTTCTGATAATAAGTTTAAG GTTGAAATTATCAATGATTTGCCCGCTGACAAGACAATAACAGTGTACAGATGTGGACCCCTAATTGATTTGTGTCGAGGACCGCATATTCCTAATACATCCTTTGTCAAAGCAATTGCATGTTTGAAG GCTTCGTCAGCATATTGGAGGGGAGACAAAGATAGAGAAAGTTTACAAAGAGTTTATGGCATATCTTATCCTGATCAGAAGAGCTTAAAG GAATATTTGCATCGGCTTGAAGAGGCTAAAAAGTACGATCATAGGATTTTGGGGGTGAAACAAGAGCTTATTCTTCATCATGAGTGGAG TCCGGGAAGCTGGTTTTTTCTTCCACACGGTGCTCGCGTCTACAACAAACTCATGAACTTCATTCGAAATCAGTACAGAGACAGGGGCTATCAAGAG GTTATATCACCAAATATCTATAACATGGAGCTGTGGAAGGCATCTGGTCATGCAGAAAAGTATAAAGATGATATGTTTGTTTTAGAG GTTGACAAACAAGAGTTTGGATTGAAACCAATGAATTGCCCAGGACACTGCTTGATGTTTAAACACAGAGTTCGTTCATATAGAG AACTTCCTCTTCGTTTTGCTGATTTTGGGGTTTTGCATCGAAATGAGGCCAGTGGTGCCCTAAGTGGATTAACGCGTGTTAGGAGATTTCAGCAG GATGATGCACATATTTTCTGCAGGGAGTCCCAG GTTAAAGATGAAGTCAGAAAAGGCTTGGACTTTATTGATTATGTCTATCAAATATTTGGTTTCACATATGAACTGAAACTTTCAACG AGGCCAGAGAATAAGCTTGGAGATGATGAAACATGGGACAGGGCTGAAAGTGCTCTCAAGGAGGCTTTGGATGAGTTTGGCAAGCCATGGCAG TTGAATGAAGGGGATGGTGCATTCTATGGACCAAAGATAGATATCAGTGTATCTGATGCACTGAGTAGGAAATTCCAGTGTGCAACTCTACAG CTTGACTTTCAGCTTCCTGATCGTTTTAAGTTGGAATTCTCAGCTGAGGATGAAGCCAAAATTGAGAGGCCTGTTATGATACACAGAGCCATTCTAGGATCGGTTGAACGCATGTTTGCTATACTTTTAGAGCACTTCAAGGGTAAATGGCCCTTCTGGCTCAGTCCTCGTCAAGCAATTTTGTGCCCGGTTTCTGAGAAATCACAAGCTTATGCTCTGAAG GTACGAGATCAGATCCACCAAGCAGGATATCATGTAGATGCTGATACAACTGATAGGAAGATTCAGAAGAAG ATACGAGAAGCACAGTTAGCACAGTACAACTACATCTTGGTTGTTGGGGAAGAGGAGGCTAATTCAGGACAG GTGAGTGTACGAGTCAGGGATAAGGCAGACCATAGCGTTATGAGCATTGAGAATCTGCTCAAACACTTCAATGACGAGGTTGCAGCTTTCCACTGA